Proteins from a single region of Belliella baltica DSM 15883:
- a CDS encoding phosphatidylserine decarboxylase family protein, whose amino-acid sequence MSIHREGRSLLFWLLIILSAGNYALYYYFPGQEVLLNLALIISLGFYLIVLQFFRNPFVPVRQDDGMIYAPADGKVVVIEETVEDEYLKEKRKQISIFMSPFNVHVNRSPMAGIVEYFKYHPGKYLVAWHPKSSFENERTTMVIKNAEGTKILVRQIAGALARRIKWYVADGSPLQQCGEFGFIKFGSRVDVFLPLDAEVLISMDQKTKGGKTPIARLK is encoded by the coding sequence ATAATTCTTTCAGCAGGGAATTATGCACTATATTATTATTTCCCAGGACAGGAAGTTCTTTTAAACTTAGCTTTAATTATCAGCCTAGGATTTTACCTGATAGTTTTACAATTCTTCAGAAATCCATTTGTTCCTGTAAGACAAGATGATGGGATGATATATGCGCCCGCTGATGGTAAGGTTGTTGTGATTGAGGAAACTGTTGAAGATGAGTATTTGAAGGAGAAAAGAAAGCAGATTTCGATATTTATGTCTCCCTTCAATGTGCATGTAAACCGCTCACCAATGGCTGGAATAGTAGAGTACTTCAAATATCATCCAGGGAAATATTTAGTCGCTTGGCATCCAAAATCGAGTTTTGAAAATGAAAGAACGACAATGGTGATCAAAAATGCCGAGGGAACAAAAATCCTCGTCCGACAAATTGCCGGAGCATTGGCTCGCAGAATAAAATGGTATGTCGCAGATGGTTCCCCTTTGCAACAATGTGGAGAATTCGGATTTATCAAATTCGGATCGAGAGTTGATGTGTTTTTGCCCTTAGATGCAGAAGTATTGATTAGTATGGATCAAAAAACCAAAGGAGGAAAAACGCCAATTGCCAGGTTAAAATAA
- a CDS encoding S9 family peptidase — protein sequence MYLLKRILSVALVMLICMGASAQNKKKVSLEDVFKSNTFSSKSVYGINWMNDGQYYSSLVRGANSSSVVKINVASGKEEKTLIDGSKIGVNFSSYSFNSDETKALIASSTERIYRRSSKSVYHVVDLETGDAQLLVNGEKIMYASLSPDNDKVAYVKDNNLFFVELASNKITQVTQDGKWNQIINGSADWVYEEEFSMAKAFDWSPDGKKLAFIRFDETDVPEFNMQTWGELYPQDYKFKYPKAGEKNAEVSIHVYDLASQKIVNVDSGDEKDIYLPRIYWTNNTNTLAFLRLNRLQNQLDLFYANTATGESQLVLQEKSDTYVDLNYNDNLYFLKDNKGFIRTSEQDGFKHIYHHEENGKLIRQITSGNWEVSSMVGVDENANKIYFVSTEASPLERNLYVINLNGKNKKILTAEKGTHSVNMSKDFKYFIGYHSDANSPSKVTLNQASGKQLQVLEDNQDLKDRLKNFAISEKEFFDFQTVEGTSLNAYMIKPSDFDPAKKYPVLMYVYGGPGSQNVTNSWGGTRDFWHHHLAAEGYIVVCVDNRGTGARGRDFKHSTYANLGKIEVEDQIAGARYLGTLPYVDKGRIGIWGWSYGGYMSSLSLMIGNDVFKSAIAVAPVTTWRYYDTIYTERYLQTPQLNAAGYDDNSPITHVNKLKGNLLLIHGTGDDNVHFQNAVDLVDALIKADKQFDSFYYPNRNHGISGGNTSWHLYNMMTDFIKNKL from the coding sequence ATGTATCTATTGAAAAGAATATTGAGCGTTGCATTGGTCATGCTCATCTGTATGGGAGCTTCTGCTCAAAATAAAAAGAAAGTAAGTTTAGAAGATGTTTTTAAATCCAATACTTTCTCTTCCAAGTCTGTGTATGGGATCAATTGGATGAATGATGGTCAGTATTATAGTTCCCTAGTCCGAGGAGCTAATAGCTCGTCTGTAGTCAAAATCAATGTAGCTTCAGGCAAAGAAGAAAAAACATTAATTGATGGCTCAAAAATAGGCGTAAACTTTTCCTCCTACAGTTTCAATTCAGATGAAACAAAAGCACTTATTGCTTCCTCTACTGAAAGAATATACAGAAGGTCAAGTAAAAGTGTCTATCACGTAGTCGATCTGGAAACTGGAGATGCCCAACTTCTAGTCAATGGCGAGAAAATCATGTATGCAAGTCTTTCTCCAGACAATGATAAAGTAGCTTATGTGAAGGACAATAACCTGTTTTTCGTTGAATTGGCAAGTAATAAAATCACCCAAGTGACACAAGATGGAAAATGGAATCAAATAATAAATGGTTCTGCAGATTGGGTTTATGAAGAGGAGTTTTCTATGGCCAAAGCTTTTGATTGGTCACCTGATGGGAAAAAATTGGCATTTATCCGATTTGATGAAACTGATGTTCCCGAATTCAATATGCAAACATGGGGAGAACTTTATCCTCAGGATTACAAATTCAAATATCCTAAAGCTGGAGAGAAAAATGCAGAAGTGAGCATACATGTTTATGATTTAGCATCACAAAAAATCGTAAATGTAGATTCAGGAGATGAAAAGGACATCTATCTTCCTAGAATTTACTGGACCAATAATACTAATACTTTGGCCTTTTTGAGATTGAACAGGCTGCAGAATCAGCTTGACTTGTTTTATGCAAATACTGCTACAGGAGAAAGTCAACTGGTCTTGCAGGAGAAATCTGATACCTATGTGGATTTAAATTACAATGACAATCTCTATTTTTTGAAGGACAATAAAGGCTTTATCAGAACTTCTGAGCAAGATGGGTTCAAGCATATTTATCATCATGAGGAAAATGGTAAGCTGATTCGTCAGATTACTTCCGGCAACTGGGAAGTAAGCAGCATGGTTGGCGTTGATGAAAATGCAAACAAGATCTACTTTGTTTCTACGGAAGCTTCACCTTTGGAAAGAAACTTATATGTCATCAATCTGAATGGCAAAAACAAAAAAATCCTAACTGCAGAAAAAGGCACCCATTCTGTGAACATGAGTAAGGATTTCAAATATTTTATTGGATATCACAGCGATGCAAATTCTCCTTCAAAAGTCACTTTAAACCAAGCTTCAGGTAAGCAATTACAAGTTTTGGAAGATAATCAGGATTTAAAGGATAGATTGAAAAATTTTGCCATCTCTGAGAAGGAGTTTTTCGATTTCCAAACGGTGGAAGGCACTTCTTTAAATGCCTACATGATTAAGCCTTCCGATTTTGATCCTGCAAAAAAATATCCTGTATTGATGTATGTATATGGAGGTCCAGGTTCCCAAAATGTAACCAATTCCTGGGGTGGCACACGTGATTTCTGGCATCATCATCTTGCCGCTGAAGGCTACATTGTAGTTTGTGTAGACAACAGAGGCACAGGAGCAAGAGGTAGAGATTTCAAACACAGTACTTACGCCAATTTGGGTAAAATTGAAGTAGAAGATCAGATTGCTGGAGCTAGGTATTTGGGAACTTTGCCTTATGTTGATAAAGGAAGAATTGGAATTTGGGGCTGGTCTTATGGTGGCTATATGTCGTCGCTATCTTTAATGATCGGAAATGATGTATTCAAATCTGCTATTGCAGTCGCTCCCGTTACTACTTGGAGATATTATGACACGATCTATACTGAGCGATATTTACAAACTCCGCAACTTAATGCTGCCGGATATGATGATAACAGTCCTATAACGCATGTGAATAAACTGAAGGGCAACTTACTGCTGATCCACGGAACAGGTGATGATAATGTTCATTTTCAAAATGCAGTTGATTTAGTTGATGCGTTGATCAAGGCAGATAAGCAGTTTGATTCTTTTTACTACCCAAACAGAAATCATGGCATCTCAGGTGGAAATACGAGTTGGCACCTTTATAATATGATGACTGATTTTATCAAGAATAAATTATAA
- a CDS encoding SusC/RagA family TonB-linked outer membrane protein, whose translation MAVQGDNATLVFSFIGYTTYQEVVGNRSILNVTLNPDTQNLEEVIITAYGTADKGNFTGSAVALKGDQIANRPINNVVNAIEGQVAGVITTSANGQPGSTPAVRIRGVGSVNASSSPLYVVDGVPFDGNLSNLNPEDIADMTVLKDASSAALYGSRAANGVIMITTKKGTKGKSNFSFKGQQGTSSRALPEYDRVNADQYYPLQWEALRNSQLGQGIEPGPAAQFASNELINVLGYNIYNVPNDQVVGVDGQLNPNAVNNFEGLNWWDEIERTGIRSEYNMTYSGASDRTDFYTSINYLKEDGYILKSDFERFTGRININTQATDWLKTGINLSATMSDGNNARADGGSSFVNPFFTARAVGPIYPVYAQNMQTGGFILDPDGNRIFDTGDLTQFGLPNRGSGSFPGRHVVQETLLNDDLFDRDAVSTRFYVEASFLKNFTFRINASNDFTSLLSIGYDNTIVGDGAPAGRSRRNNSRTNSFTVNQLLSYTNTFNDKHFVEVLAGHENYDYTFAVQTISKQDQILAGNTELDNFVTISSANGRVDRDRIESYFSRLNYVFDDKYSFSASLRRDGSSRFAPESRWGTFFSVGGAWNIDKEAFFSSNFFQMLKLRASYGEVGNNSVGGFYPWQALYDLGFNNATEPGIFQSSLSARELEWETNATYDLGIDFAFGRRFSGTLEFFNRESRNLLFSVPLSLTTGLSSVFQNIGTMANQGFEFNIQGEVMRRGDFSWNANINASSYKNEFKELPFEEQITGTKKLVVGRGIYDFWLRDWYGVDPETGEGLYRADVYDPDDANIKIVGADTLTTRFQNARFHFNGNAIPKLFGGIGNTFRYKAFSLNVLLSYSLGGTIYDGAYASLMGADPNGGAAHVDILNRWQQPGDITDVPKMDVTGAAQTDVQSDRWLVSSSYLNLRSVNLSYNVPKPLLDKLKMKSATVYLAGENLGWWSARSGMYVSGSFAGTTGNVYTVARTFTLGVNLNL comes from the coding sequence ATCGCGGTACAAGGTGACAATGCTACCCTTGTTTTTAGTTTTATTGGTTACACTACTTATCAAGAAGTAGTAGGTAACAGATCAATCTTAAATGTTACCCTAAATCCAGACACACAAAATCTGGAAGAAGTGATCATTACAGCTTATGGTACTGCCGACAAAGGAAACTTTACTGGTTCTGCGGTAGCATTGAAAGGTGATCAAATTGCTAATAGACCAATCAACAACGTGGTAAACGCAATCGAAGGTCAAGTAGCAGGTGTAATCACAACTTCAGCTAACGGTCAGCCAGGATCTACTCCTGCAGTGAGAATTAGAGGAGTTGGTTCTGTTAATGCGTCATCTTCACCTTTATATGTGGTTGATGGTGTTCCTTTTGACGGTAACCTTTCAAATTTGAACCCTGAAGATATTGCAGATATGACGGTATTGAAAGATGCTTCTTCTGCTGCACTTTATGGATCAAGAGCAGCTAATGGTGTGATCATGATCACAACTAAAAAAGGTACTAAAGGAAAATCAAATTTCAGCTTCAAAGGTCAGCAAGGGACTTCTTCAAGAGCTCTTCCAGAGTATGATAGAGTCAATGCAGATCAATACTATCCACTTCAGTGGGAAGCTTTGAGAAATTCTCAATTGGGTCAAGGTATTGAACCAGGCCCTGCTGCTCAGTTTGCTTCAAATGAATTGATCAATGTACTAGGGTACAACATTTACAATGTGCCAAATGATCAAGTAGTAGGTGTGGATGGCCAATTGAATCCTAATGCAGTTAATAATTTCGAAGGCCTTAACTGGTGGGACGAAATCGAGCGTACAGGAATCAGAAGTGAATACAACATGACTTATTCAGGTGCTTCAGATAGAACTGATTTTTATACTTCTATCAACTACTTGAAAGAAGATGGTTACATTTTAAAGTCTGATTTCGAAAGATTCACTGGTCGTATTAATATCAATACGCAAGCTACTGACTGGTTGAAAACTGGAATTAACTTATCAGCAACTATGAGTGATGGTAACAATGCTCGTGCTGATGGAGGTTCTTCTTTTGTGAACCCATTCTTTACTGCTAGAGCAGTAGGTCCTATCTATCCTGTATATGCACAAAATATGCAAACAGGTGGATTTATCTTGGATCCTGATGGAAATAGAATTTTTGACACAGGTGATTTGACTCAATTTGGGTTGCCAAATAGAGGTTCAGGTTCATTCCCTGGAAGACATGTTGTTCAGGAGACTTTATTGAATGATGACCTTTTTGATAGAGACGCCGTATCTACAAGATTTTATGTAGAAGCTTCTTTCTTGAAAAATTTCACCTTTAGAATTAATGCTTCTAATGACTTCACGTCTCTATTAAGTATTGGATATGACAATACAATTGTAGGTGATGGTGCTCCTGCTGGTAGATCAAGAAGAAACAACAGCCGTACAAACTCATTCACGGTCAACCAACTCTTGTCTTATACCAATACATTTAATGACAAGCATTTCGTTGAAGTGTTGGCAGGTCACGAGAATTATGACTATACATTTGCAGTACAAACTATTTCTAAACAAGATCAAATTCTTGCTGGAAATACTGAATTGGATAATTTTGTAACCATCAGTTCTGCAAACGGTAGAGTAGATAGAGACAGAATTGAGTCTTATTTCTCTAGATTAAATTATGTGTTCGATGATAAATACTCCTTCTCTGCTTCTTTGAGAAGAGATGGTTCTTCTAGATTCGCTCCTGAATCAAGATGGGGAACTTTCTTCTCTGTAGGTGGTGCTTGGAATATTGACAAAGAAGCATTCTTTAGCTCTAACTTCTTCCAAATGTTGAAACTGAGAGCTTCTTATGGTGAAGTAGGGAATAACAGTGTGGGTGGATTCTATCCATGGCAAGCACTTTATGACTTAGGTTTCAACAACGCTACTGAACCAGGTATATTCCAGTCTTCATTATCTGCTAGAGAATTGGAGTGGGAAACTAACGCAACATATGACTTAGGTATTGATTTTGCCTTCGGTAGAAGATTCTCAGGTACATTAGAATTCTTCAATAGAGAATCAAGAAACTTGTTGTTCTCAGTTCCTTTGTCTTTGACTACTGGTCTGTCTAGTGTATTCCAAAATATTGGTACCATGGCTAATCAAGGCTTTGAATTCAATATCCAAGGTGAAGTGATGAGAAGAGGAGATTTTTCTTGGAATGCGAATATCAACGCTTCTTCTTACAAAAATGAGTTCAAAGAACTTCCTTTCGAAGAGCAAATTACAGGTACGAAAAAGCTTGTAGTAGGTAGAGGAATCTACGATTTCTGGTTGAGAGACTGGTACGGAGTAGATCCTGAGACAGGTGAAGGTCTTTATAGAGCTGACGTGTACGATCCAGATGATGCCAACATCAAAATTGTTGGAGCTGATACTTTGACTACAAGGTTCCAAAATGCTAGATTCCATTTCAATGGAAATGCAATTCCTAAGCTATTTGGTGGTATCGGAAATACTTTCAGATACAAAGCATTTTCATTAAATGTGTTATTGAGTTATTCTCTTGGTGGAACAATCTATGATGGTGCTTATGCTAGTTTAATGGGAGCAGACCCAAATGGAGGAGCAGCACATGTAGATATATTGAACAGATGGCAACAGCCAGGTGACATCACAGATGTACCAAAAATGGATGTAACAGGAGCTGCTCAAACAGATGTTCAATCAGACAGATGGTTGGTATCTTCTTCCTACCTCAATTTGCGCTCGGTGAATTTGTCTTACAATGTGCCTAAGCCATTGTTGGATAAGTTAAAAATGAAATCAGCTACTGTTTATCTAGCAGGAGAAAACCTTGGATGGTGGTCTGCTAGAAGTGGAATGTACGTTTCTGGTTCATTTGCTGGTACTACTGGCAACGTCTATACGGTAGCTAGAACCTTTACTTTAGGTGTAAATCTGAACCTTTAA
- a CDS encoding RagB/SusD family nutrient uptake outer membrane protein yields MKKIISKIFLLAAFLSFGCAEDYLDTIPTDAVSEGLVFTTTQNARTALNGIHRAMFIRWDSQGQPGEGGVMIVRDVMAEDLVMTTQGNGWFVSYSRWLRHNDETNGDVRFVWRFYYRIIGNANMIIANIDDAEGPQADKDEIKGQALAYRAWAHWNLVQLFAERFDAGGANSQLGVPIVTEPITEGQARNTVAEVYTQVNADIDAAIALLGTSRAAKSHLNINVARGIKARIALTQGNYTVAAQQASLARDGYPLMSQTQLYDGFNNVDNPEWIWGSRQQDDQQTFFASFFAYLSVNFSSTNIRGNPKAINSLLYDQISDTDARKGLWDPNASDPAMRDPFIDEITASNFSKIDYMNRKFIAQGGASSVGDVPYMRAAEMYLT; encoded by the coding sequence ATGAAAAAAATAATAAGTAAAATATTCCTATTAGCAGCATTCTTAAGTTTTGGATGCGCTGAAGATTATTTAGACACGATTCCTACTGATGCAGTTTCAGAGGGACTTGTGTTTACGACTACACAAAATGCTAGAACTGCCTTAAATGGTATTCACAGAGCCATGTTTATTCGTTGGGATAGCCAAGGTCAGCCTGGAGAAGGTGGCGTAATGATCGTTAGAGATGTGATGGCTGAAGACTTAGTTATGACAACTCAAGGAAATGGTTGGTTTGTATCTTATTCAAGATGGTTAAGGCATAATGACGAAACAAATGGAGATGTTCGTTTTGTTTGGAGATTCTACTACAGAATCATCGGAAATGCGAATATGATCATTGCGAATATTGATGATGCTGAAGGTCCTCAAGCAGATAAAGATGAGATCAAAGGTCAAGCTTTGGCTTACAGGGCTTGGGCACATTGGAATTTGGTTCAATTATTTGCTGAGCGTTTTGATGCAGGAGGTGCCAATTCACAATTGGGTGTACCTATCGTAACTGAACCAATCACCGAAGGTCAAGCTAGAAATACGGTTGCTGAAGTTTATACGCAAGTGAATGCTGATATAGATGCTGCAATTGCTTTGTTAGGTACAAGTAGAGCTGCTAAATCTCATTTGAACATCAATGTTGCTAGAGGAATCAAAGCAAGAATCGCCTTGACGCAAGGGAACTACACAGTAGCTGCGCAGCAAGCAAGTTTAGCTAGAGATGGATATCCTTTGATGTCTCAAACTCAGCTTTATGATGGATTCAACAATGTTGATAATCCAGAGTGGATTTGGGGTAGCAGACAGCAAGATGATCAGCAGACTTTCTTTGCTTCATTCTTTGCTTATCTTTCTGTAAATTTCAGTTCTACTAATATCAGAGGTAATCCTAAAGCAATCAATAGTTTGCTATATGATCAGATTTCTGATACTGATGCAAGAAAAGGGCTGTGGGATCCAAATGCATCTGATCCAGCTATGAGAGATCCGTTTATTGACGAGATCACCGCATCAAACTTCTCTAAAATTGATTACATGAACAGGAAGTTTATCGCTCAAGGTGGTGCATCTTCTGTTGGTGATGTACCATATATGAGAGCAGCGGAGATGTATTTGACCTAG
- a CDS encoding efflux RND transporter permease subunit has protein sequence MEALQSALIALPNGGEITLDQLADVTSLSSPNTISRENVRRKIVIAANVQGRDLRGVVNEIQQIVEANIELPEGYRIEYGGQFESEAKASQLLLITAVVAILIIFLLLYYEFQDVKLSFIVLINLPLALIGGILIVYFTSGIISIAATIGFISLFGIATRNGILLVSRYEDLRKEGKQGFELLKTGALDRLNPILMTAFTTGLALIPLALKGGEPGNEIQSPMAVVILGGLLSATLLNLVVIPCVYELVTKRK, from the coding sequence ATGGAAGCCCTACAGTCTGCTTTGATCGCTTTGCCGAATGGTGGTGAAATCACCCTGGATCAGTTGGCAGATGTAACGTCTTTAAGTTCTCCGAATACGATTTCACGAGAGAATGTAAGACGAAAGATTGTGATAGCTGCGAACGTACAAGGCCGTGATTTGCGTGGTGTGGTCAACGAGATTCAGCAGATTGTTGAAGCGAATATTGAACTACCGGAAGGCTATCGGATTGAATATGGCGGACAATTTGAAAGTGAAGCGAAGGCTTCTCAATTGCTGTTAATTACTGCGGTGGTGGCTATTCTCATCATCTTTCTATTGCTCTATTATGAGTTTCAGGATGTCAAGCTTTCCTTCATTGTCTTAATCAACTTGCCATTAGCTCTGATCGGTGGGATTTTGATTGTGTACTTCACTTCCGGTATCATCAGCATTGCCGCTACTATTGGCTTTATCAGTTTGTTTGGTATCGCTACCCGTAACGGCATCTTGTTGGTGTCTCGCTATGAGGATTTGAGAAAGGAAGGAAAGCAAGGGTTTGAACTGCTCAAAACAGGAGCATTGGACAGATTGAATCCAATTCTCATGACGGCCTTTACCACAGGACTTGCTTTGATTCCGCTTGCCTTGAAAGGCGGGGAGCCGGGTAATGAAATTCAAAGCCCGATGGCAGTGGTGATCTTGGGAGGATTACTTTCTGCTACTTTGCTCAATCTGGTGGTGATACCTTGTGTGTATGAGTTGGTAACGAAGCGGAAGTAA
- a CDS encoding HNH endonuclease signature motif containing protein yields MAKARKSIPQKTKSLLQQEINSQCPICDDQNVDHFEIHHIDENPENNSPDNLLMLCPICHSKITKGDINVEEVKQIKTYLMIKAKGKSSAKSSNTINIKGNVSNSTVANSISAQTIVYKSRSKPKMEFADGAIGKKAELKNYVKHLIDRYNEYKEGDVGKSKMNYAAIWGIIKKEFKASAYQVPEAQFEALCSFLQYRIDNTKQGRINRGRGHKNYSGFDDIYG; encoded by the coding sequence ATGGCCAAAGCTCGAAAATCCATACCCCAAAAAACGAAATCTCTCTTACAACAAGAGATTAACTCCCAGTGCCCAATCTGTGATGATCAGAATGTGGATCATTTTGAAATTCATCATATTGACGAAAATCCCGAAAACAATTCCCCTGACAACCTTTTGATGCTTTGCCCGATTTGCCATTCCAAGATTACTAAAGGAGATATTAATGTGGAGGAGGTCAAACAAATCAAGACCTATCTTATGATTAAAGCCAAAGGCAAATCCAGTGCAAAATCATCAAATACCATCAACATCAAAGGCAATGTATCCAACTCAACGGTAGCCAATTCGATCAGTGCTCAGACAATTGTCTATAAATCCCGAAGCAAACCCAAGATGGAATTCGCAGATGGTGCCATTGGTAAAAAAGCGGAATTGAAAAACTATGTGAAGCATCTGATTGATCGCTATAACGAATACAAGGAAGGAGATGTTGGTAAATCCAAAATGAACTATGCTGCCATTTGGGGCATCATCAAAAAGGAATTTAAAGCCAGTGCCTACCAAGTCCCAGAAGCCCAGTTTGAGGCTCTTTGTTCCTTCCTTCAGTATCGCATAGACAACACAAAACAAGGCAGGATCAACAGAGGGAGAGGACACAAAAATTACTCAGGATTCGATGATATTTACGGGTGA